In Oreochromis aureus strain Israel breed Guangdong linkage group 20, ZZ_aureus, whole genome shotgun sequence, the following are encoded in one genomic region:
- the LOC116324750 gene encoding dystroglycan-like, with amino-acid sequence MWPLQLFIDICWAAQRPIAMHYKRRDMSCGDAGGSRLISCRTIPLIMGLLVTLTQGTVPEQQETLVEISVELEASMQSSVLSELNAAASLVSEGPPTAVPDSSAKNGGVHTSIPDSSATVGQVFQLKVPPGPAHAGCSVQLTEMGRETLPSWLYWDREGCILRGLALEQDKGVYHIMVSGEEQSQKTSSQVFPSTVFSIEVYPEERADTEPPLLTLQSDIGGLQPFTCGSEEPVTVLTVILDADLTKMVAEQRVSLLGNMRKFSHVPLEHMRVVPVVNNRLFDMSAFMAGPGNAKKVVENGALLSWKVGCALDQGSVPDISSVQSSAKDGTMSARLGYPVVGWHIVNKKPLGVRRVRRQLYNTPTPVPSLLPPTINQEPYSRVIPTPTSPSIAPATDNSAPPVRGPLPLPVKPTMRVRDQIAHTPVFGPPQPTRVLGTTSTIPIQPTMTRPTFVEATAVPTPPSTTKKPKPSSTKRPKKPKTSTPAPREPKSTTPKPPRRTTALSLAPDSNTVPEIRNPIDQVTAWVGTYFEVKIAADAFYDREDGTTDKLRLTLKKTPKEPVTETSWIQFNSTIQLLYGLPEEQHEGNHEYFMLATDKGGKSIMDAFEVRVHRWSNNNKPSVMFAARFHGDPSTLSNDVHKKILLTKKLAYALGDRNSSTVTLRSITRGSIVVEWTNNSLQQSPCPKDQIAILSSRIADPQGTPKPVFIKAMEPEFKPINISVRGTNKCQQYTFIPPGEVPMPELPTATPSPDTIKSTDDVYLHTVIPAVVVAALLLIAGIIAMVCYRKKRKGKMTIEEQATFIKKGVPIIFADELDDSKSPPSSSIPLILQEEKPPLPPPEYPNMSGPHSTLLNQDLLEEYSVYQDDDPNAPPYQPPPPFTVPIEGKGSRPKNMTAYRSPPPYVPP; translated from the exons ATGTGGCCTCTTCAGTTGTTCATAGACATCTGTTGGGCAGCCCAAAGGCCTATTGCTATGCACTATAAACGGAGAGACATGAGCTGCGGGGATGCTGGGGGGAGCAGGCTTATTTCGTGCAGGACTATCCCTCTGATAATGGGGCTTCTGGTGACCCTGACTCAGGGCACAGTGCCAGAACAGCAAGAGACACTTGTGGAGATATCTGTGGAACTAGAGGCATCCATGCAGTCCTCTGTGCTCTCTGAGCTCAACGCTGCAGCATCCTTAGTTAGTGAAGGGCCGCCCACAGCTGTCCCAGATTCCTCTGCAAAGAATGGGGGAGTGCACACCAGTATCCCTGACTCCTCCGCAACCGTGGGCCAGGTGTTCCAGTTGAAGGTACCACCAGGACCTGCCCATGCAGGCTGCAGTGtgcag CTCACCGAGATGGGAAGGGAGACTTTACCCTCCTGGCTATACTGGGACAGAGAGGGCTGCATTCTCAGAGGTTTGGCTCTGGAGCAAGATAAAGGTGTATATCATATCATGGTGTCAGGTGAGGAGCAAAGTCAGAAGACTAGTAGCCAAGTATTCCCCAGTACAGTCTTCTCTATTGAAGTATACCCAGAGGAACGAGCAGATACTGAGCCACCCCTACTCACACTTCAGTCTGATATTGGTGGCCTGCAGCCTTTCACCTGTGGCTCTGAAGAGCCTGTCACTGTCCTCACTGTCATCTTGGATGCTGACTTGACAAAGATGGTTGCTGAACAGAGGGTCAGCTTACTGGGCAATATGAGGAAATTCTCACATGTGCCACTGGAACACATGAGGGTAGTCCCTGTTGTCAACAACCGCTTATTTGACATGTCTGCTTTCATGGCTGGACCAGGAAATGCAAAGAAAGTGGTGGAAAACGGCGCCCTACTGTCATGGAAAGTTGGATGTGCTCTTGACCAGGGCAGCGTTCCTGACATTAGCAGTGTCCAGTCGTCAGCAAAGGATGGGACTATGTCAGCTAGGCTGGGCTATCCAGTGGTTGGCTGGCACATTGTTAATAAAAAGCCCCTGGGAGTCAGACGGGTCAGACGGCAGTTGTACAATACTCCTACTCCAGTGCCCTCCCTGCTTCCTCCAACTATTAACCAAGAGCCATATTCACGTGTTATTCCCACTCCAACATCACCCTCTATCGCCCCAGCAACTGATAATTCTGCTCCCCCTGTCAGAGGCCCTTTGCCCCTTCCAGTCAAGCCTACTATGAGGGTCAGGGATCAGATAGCTCACACACCTGTCTTTGGACCTCCCCAACCCACCAGAGTACTAGGAACTACAAGCACTATCCCCATTCAACCTACCATGACTCGGCCTACTTTTGTGGAAGCTACTGCAGTGCCAACACCACCAAGCACCACTAAAAAACCCAAGCCCTCTTCCACAAAAAGACCTAAGAAACCCAAAACCTCGACTCCAGCTCCCCGGGAACCAAAGTCCACAACTCCTAAACCACCTAGGCGCACAACAGCCCTCTCTCTTGCTCCGGACTCGAATACAGTTCCAGAGATCCGCAACCCCATTGATCAGGTGACTGCATGGGTGGGAACATACTTCGAGGTTAAGATTGCTGCTGATGCATTTTATGACCGAGAGGATGGTACTACTGATAAGCTGCGTTTGACTTTAAAGAAGACACCCAAAGAACCAGTAACTGAAACGTCTTGGATCCAGTTCAACAGCACTATCCAGCTTTTGTATGGCCTTCCAGAGGAGCAACATGAGGGGAATCATGAGTATTTCATGTTAGCCACTGACAAAGGGGGGAAGAGTATCATGGATGCGTTTGAGGTTAGAGTCCATCGCTGGTCTAATAATAACAAACCTTCAGTAATGTTTGCTGCTCGTTTTCATGGTGACCCCAGCACTTTAAGCAATGATGTACATAAAAAGATTCTTCTGACTAAGAAGTTGGCTTACGCCCTGGGAGATCGTAACAGCAGCACAGTGACCTTAAGAAGCATCACTAGGGGCTCAATTGTTGTGGAATGGACCAATAACAGTCTCCAGCAGAGTCCTTGTCCAAAGGACCAGATCGCAATTCTCAGCAGCAGGATTGCTGATCCCCAAGGAACCCCTAAACCGGTCTTTATCAAAGCCATGGAGCCTGAATTCAAACCCATTAACATCTCAGTTCGTGGCACCAATAAATGCCAACAATACACATTCATCCCACCAGGAGAGGTGCCAATGCCTGAGCTTCCTACAGCTACGCCTTCACCTGATACAATTAAGAGCACTGATGACGTTTACCTGCACACTGTCATTCCTGCTGTAGTGGTAGCAGCCCTGCTGCTCATTGCTGGAATCATTGCTATGGTTTGTTACCGCAAGAAGCGTAAGGGGAAGATGACCATAGAGGAGCAAGCAACTTTCATCAAGAAGGGAGTTCCAATAATATTTGCAGATGAGTTGGATGATTCAAAGTCACCACCGTCCTCCAGCATTCCTCTTATCCTCCAGGAGGAAAAGCCCCCACTTCCTCCTCCAGAATACCCAAACATGTCTGGCCCTCACAGCACCCTGCTAAACCAGGATCTGTTGGAGGAATATTCAGTTTATCAAGATGATGATCCTAATGCCCCACCTTACCAGCCTCCCCCACCATTTACTGTGCCCATAGAGGGCAAAGGCTCCCGCCCTAAGAACATGACCGCGTACAGGTCACCTCCTCCCTATGTGCCTCCCTAA